CGATTCCCGACTCGCAACTGATGGCGGTGCACCCGACTCAGCTCTACGAAACCTTGGCGGCGCTCGTCATCTGGGGCTTCGGGGTGGCCTACTTCCGGCGCCGACCGGGCATCGGGCGCACCAGCGTTTGGGTGATCGGCGCCCTCGCCGTGGAGCGCTTCCTGGTCGAGTTCGTGCGCGCCAAGGATGATCGCTTCTTCGGTGTCCTGACTCTGGCCCAGATCATCAGTGTCCTGGTGGTGATCGTCCTGCTGGTGCTGGCGCGGCGGCTGCCGCGCGAAAGGAAGCGTCATCTCCCGGCGTGAGCCGCCGCCGCGGCTGTTGACCATCGCCGGCTCCGACTCCGGCGGCGGCGCCGGAATTCAGGCGGATCTCAAGACCTTCGCCGCCCACGGTGTCTACGGCATGTCGGTGATCACCGCCATCACGGCCCAGAACACCCGTGCCGTGACGGCGGTGCACGAAGTTCCGGCCGAGGTGGTGGCGGCGCAGATCGATGCGGTTTTCGCAGACCTCGGCGTCGACGCCGTCAAAATTGGCATGCGGGCCAGCGTGCCGCTGGTCTCCACCGTCGCCGAGCGCCTCGCGGCCTGGCTCGAGGAGACGGCCGTTCCGGTGGTGC
This is a stretch of genomic DNA from Acidobacteriota bacterium. It encodes these proteins:
- a CDS encoding prolipoprotein diacylglyceryl transferase family protein, whose amino-acid sequence is IPDSQLMAVHPTQLYETLAALVIWGFGVAYFRRRPGIGRTSVWVIGALAVERFLVEFVRAKDDRFFGVLTLAQIISVLVVIVLLVLARRLPRERKRHLPA